The DNA sequence TTATTTATCTGGCCGCACCGGCAGGCGATTTCTTCCTCAACGTCGAACCACAAACGCCGGTCACGCTGCTTTCCGGCGGCGTCGGCCAGACGCCGATGCTGGCGATGCTGGATGTACTGGCAAAAGCGCAGCATCCGGCGCAGGTAAACTGGTTCCATGCGGCAGAAAACGGCGACGTACACGCCTTCGCAGATGAAGTTAAGGCGCTGGGTGAAGCCCTGCCGAAATTTACTTCTCACGTCTGGTACCGCAGCCCGAGCGAAGCGGACCGTGAATCCGGCGCGTTTAACAGCGAAGGTTTGCTGGATTTATCGGCCCTGGCCGACCAGATTCGCGACCCGCAGATGCAGTTCTATCTGTGTGGCCCGGTGGCGTTTATGCAGTTTGCCGCGAAGCAGCTGGTAGAGCTGGGAGTGAACAGCGAGAACATTCATTACGAGTGCTTCGGCCCGCATAAGGTGCTGTAACCGAAGAGACGGATGCAGGCGGCCCGAAAGTTGCCGGGCCGCCATCCATTTGCAGCTTAAATCGCCGCGTCATCTTCTTCGCCGGTACGGATACGGATCACGCGCGCGACATCGAAAACAAAAATTTTCCCGTCGCCGATTTTGCCGGTCTGCGCCGTACGGATAATAGTATCCACGCAGGTGTCGACGATATCATCGGTAACGACAATTTCGATTTTCACTTTCGGCAGAAAATCCACCATGTACTCCGCGCCGCGATACAGCTCGGTATGCCCCTTCTGACGGCCAAAGCCTTTCACTTCCGTTACCGTCATCCCGGTGATGCCGACTTCGGCCAGCGCTTCACGCACGTCATCCAGTTTGAAAGGTTTAATAATTGCATCAATCTTTTTCATGGTGTTCCTGTCTTAGTCGCGTAACCGGTTGCTAACCGTATCATAACTTGCGTGATGATGCCGAGCTACTCTTTAAAGTCGGCTGCATCCAGCTCGTGGCGCGACAACAGCTTATAAAATTCGGTGCGATTGCGCCCCGCCATCCGCGCCGCATGCGTCACGTTGCCCTTAGTAATCTGCAGCAGCTTGCGCAGGTAATTTAGCTCAAACTGATTCCTCGCCTCGACAAACGTCGGCAGGGCGGTGTTTTCGCCTTCCAGCGCCTGCTCCACCAGCGCGTCGCTAATCACCGGCGATGAAGTCAGCGCCACGCACTGCTCGATAACGTTCACCAGCTGGCGCACGTTACCCGGCCATTTGGCGGCCATCAGACGCTTCATCGCATCCGTTGAGAAAGCGCGGACAAAGGGTTTGTGGCGATCGGCAGACTGGCGCAGCAGGTGGTTAGCCAACAGCGGGATATCTTCCGTACGCTCGCCCAGCGGCGGGATTTTCAGACCTACCACATTCAGACGGTAAAACAGATCTTCGCGAAACTCGCCGCGCGCCATGGCCTTCGGCAGGTCGCGATGGGTGGCAGAAATAATCCGTACATCAATGTCGATATCGCGGTTGCTGCCCAGCGGGCGAACTTTACGCTCCTGAAGAACGCGCAGCAGTTTTACCTGTAACGCCACCGGCATATCGCCGATTTCATCGAGAAACAACGTCCCGCCTTCAGCGGCCTGAAAAAGTCCTTCACGGTTGCTGACCGCACCGGTAAAAGCGCCACGCGCGTGACCAAACAGCTCCGATTCCAGCAGCTGTTCGGGGAGCGCGCCGCAGTTAATGGCGATAAATGGTTTATCGCGACGCGGGCTGGCATTATGGATAGCCTGAGCGACAATCTCTTTCCCGGTCCCGCTCTGGCCGTTAATCAGCACGCTGACGTCCGATTGCGCCACCATTCCGGCCTGCTCCAGCAGGCGCTCCATCAGCGGACTGCGGGTGACAATCGCCCGCCGCCAGCTCTCATCGGTTGTCGGCGCGCTCTGCTCCAGAGCGTCATCAATCGCCTTATACAGGGCGTCTTTATCTACCGGCTTGGTCAGAAAACTAAACACGCCCTGCTGCGTTGCCGCGACGGCATCCGGAATGGAGCCATGTGCGGTCAGGATAATCACCGGCATTCCCGGCTGCACCTTCTGGATTTCACTGAACAGCTGCAGGCCATCCATCTCGTCCATCCGCAGATCGCTGACCACCAGATCCACTTTGTCACGGCCCAGCGTGCGCAGCGCTTCCGGCCCGCTCTCTGCGGTCAGCACGCTGTATCCTTCGCTGACAAGGCGCATGCCCAGCAGCTTCAGCAGCCCCGGATCGTCATCCACCAGAAGCAGGCGGGCGGGTTTACGGATCGTCATGAACCACCTCCGGGACTTTATCGCTGCCGTGCCCGGCATCGGAGCTGAAATTCCCGCCGGGTTTACGGCTGGAGAGCTGGCGTTCGATGTCGGTAAGATTCTCCAGCTTGCGGGTCGTCAGTTCCAGCTGGCTGCGTAACTCGATTTCCTGCTGGCGCAACGTCTCCAGCTCCGCGTCGCTGGACTGCTGCAGTCTGGCGTAGCGGGAACGCTCGTCAATCAGCTGCAGCTGCCGGCTCTGGGCATCGCGCCAGAGCTGATAGAGCGGACGCACCTGTACGGCGATTTGCGCACTAAAGGTATCGAGACTGGCTACCAGCTCCCGACGCTCGTTGGGCGTGATTTTGGCATCAGCCAGTAAAATGCCGCGCTTAAAGGCGTCCTGCCAGCTGTCGGCATTGTGCTGGCGAGCCTCCGCACGCGCCTGTACCGGAGCCAGACGATCCGCGCAGTCAATTCCCCGCAGCCAGTAAAGCGGATTTTTATCGCTGGCCTCGCTTTGCAGATTCCAGATATCGGCGCACTCGACCGAAAGAAAATCGGCGACCTGATGCTGCGGTAGCGCGGAGAGCGTTTTGCCATCCGCGGCGTGTGGTGATGTGGAGGCGGAACATCCCGCCAGCGCCAGGCATAAAATGCCTGACAGCAGCCATCCCTTCAGGGGACGGACAAATGCGAAGAAGTGGGACATATTCACCCGATAGTTATACGTTATTTTTTCCCGGACTCGGCGACGGGAAGCGTGATACGAAAACAGATAAGCCCTGATTTATCATCAATCAGACTCAGCTCGCCCTGCATTTGCCGTACACAGTCGCGGGCAATGCTTAGTCCCAGACCGCTACCTTTAACCGCCCCTTTACGCTGGTGGCTTCCCTGATAAAAAGGCTCAAAAATCATATTTCTCTCTGCGGGCGGGATCGGCTCACCATCGTTAGAGACCTCAATGCGCACCTGCTCGCCGTGCCGATAGCTATGGATTCGAATGTTACCGGATTCAGCACCATAGTGCACCGCATTGGAGTAGAGATTATCCAGCACGCTCACCAACAGCGCGGGCTCCGCCTCGCAAAAACGCTCGCTGAGCAGTAGTTCAGTATGCATCAGTTTAGCTCTTGCCGGCAGGCTATGGGCGGAAACCACGTTTTCCACCAGTTCGACCAGGTTGACCGTCTCGCGCGCAATCGGGCCATCGGCCTGTTTGCGGTTATAGTCCAGCAGCTGCTCAATCAGCTTTTGCAGGTTGCGGCTGCTGTTGTCCAGAATTTCAACGATCTCCTGCTGTTCTGGCGTCAGCGGCCCGGCTACCCGATCAGCAAGCAGCTCCGTTCCTTCGCGCATGCTGGCCAGCGGGGTTTTCAGCTCATGGGAGAGATGGCGCAGGAACTGATGACGCTGGGACTCCAGCCATGCAAGGCGTTCGCTCAGCCAGATGATACGTTTGCCGACCGAACGCAGTTCGCGCGGACCGGTAAACAGCGCGGCATCGTCCAGCGATTTCCCCTCGCCCAGCCGGTTGATCATTCTTTCAATGCCCTTTACCGGGCCGATAATCATGCGGGTGAACAGCAGCACCAGCGCCAGGCTGAGCAAAAACAGCACTAACGCCTGCCAGCCAAAGAACTGGCCACGCTCGGCGATTTCCTGCTGCAGCTGCTGACCGCGCGAATAGACTACCGTTCGGGTCGCCTGCACCAGGTCGCTATTCGCCGAGGCAAAAGCTTCCAGTCTGGTCGCTGATTTCGCCGCCGGACCGCTATTTGTACAATGCAGTTCGGCCAGATCGTCGAGATCCTGACGCAGCGCCTGCCAGATTTTCTCATCAGGCAGTACGCCCGCGTGGGCTTCGAGCATTTCACTGTAACGCTGG is a window from the Klebsiella oxytoca genome containing:
- the glnB gene encoding nitrogen regulatory protein P-II, with amino-acid sequence MKKIDAIIKPFKLDDVREALAEVGITGMTVTEVKGFGRQKGHTELYRGAEYMVDFLPKVKIEIVVTDDIVDTCVDTIIRTAQTGKIGDGKIFVFDVARVIRIRTGEEDDAAI
- the glrR gene encoding two-component system response regulator GlrR, giving the protein MTIRKPARLLLVDDDPGLLKLLGMRLVSEGYSVLTAESGPEALRTLGRDKVDLVVSDLRMDEMDGLQLFSEIQKVQPGMPVIILTAHGSIPDAVAATQQGVFSFLTKPVDKDALYKAIDDALEQSAPTTDESWRRAIVTRSPLMERLLEQAGMVAQSDVSVLINGQSGTGKEIVAQAIHNASPRRDKPFIAINCGALPEQLLESELFGHARGAFTGAVSNREGLFQAAEGGTLFLDEIGDMPVALQVKLLRVLQERKVRPLGSNRDIDIDVRIISATHRDLPKAMARGEFREDLFYRLNVVGLKIPPLGERTEDIPLLANHLLRQSADRHKPFVRAFSTDAMKRLMAAKWPGNVRQLVNVIEQCVALTSSPVISDALVEQALEGENTALPTFVEARNQFELNYLRKLLQITKGNVTHAARMAGRNRTEFYKLLSRHELDAADFKE
- the qseG gene encoding two-component system QseEF-associated lipoprotein QseG, which translates into the protein MSHFFAFVRPLKGWLLSGILCLALAGCSASTSPHAADGKTLSALPQHQVADFLSVECADIWNLQSEASDKNPLYWLRGIDCADRLAPVQARAEARQHNADSWQDAFKRGILLADAKITPNERRELVASLDTFSAQIAVQVRPLYQLWRDAQSRQLQLIDERSRYARLQQSSDAELETLRQQEIELRSQLELTTRKLENLTDIERQLSSRKPGGNFSSDAGHGSDKVPEVVHDDP
- a CDS encoding sensor histidine kinase: MKRLSLFPRSLRQLVTLSFVLILLPLLVLAWQAWQSLNALSAQAAHINRTTLIDARRSEAMINASLEMERSYRQYCVLDDPTLARVYQNQRQRYSEMLEAHAGVLPDEKIWQALRQDLDDLAELHCTNSGPAAKSATRLEAFASANSDLVQATRTVVYSRGQQLQQEIAERGQFFGWQALVLFLLSLALVLLFTRMIIGPVKGIERMINRLGEGKSLDDAALFTGPRELRSVGKRIIWLSERLAWLESQRHQFLRHLSHELKTPLASMREGTELLADRVAGPLTPEQQEIVEILDNSSRNLQKLIEQLLDYNRKQADGPIARETVNLVELVENVVSAHSLPARAKLMHTELLLSERFCEAEPALLVSVLDNLYSNAVHYGAESGNIRIHSYRHGEQVRIEVSNDGEPIPPAERNMIFEPFYQGSHQRKGAVKGSGLGLSIARDCVRQMQGELSLIDDKSGLICFRITLPVAESGKK